A DNA window from Leptolyngbya sp. SIO1E4 contains the following coding sequences:
- a CDS encoding GNAT family N-acetyltransferase: MSDIIIKKAQKDDFEMIARLISEQNKDPRTHCIQSDTGKGYEEISQEMACLELDTEICFTIAVEGDRCLGVFGCELDEESGRGWLRGPFALVDAQNWNKVVTDLYQKLLATLPPTIHQLDGFLNIANERGNRFYLNQGFRQHQLVHVYVANKPEIPLILSPNCERLQARQAPGFIALHDSIFPETYASGRRLVTDIDDDHQVFVYAKGDEVLGYLYGEIETGSEEGLVEFIGVREDVRGQGIGFQLLQTALHWFFIEKTMAEVGLNVNDELANARSLYEKSGFRLSFTGINTRKEW; the protein is encoded by the coding sequence GTGAGTGACATCATCATCAAGAAAGCCCAAAAAGACGATTTTGAGATGATTGCCAGGTTGATTTCAGAACAGAATAAAGACCCTCGTACTCACTGTATCCAAAGTGATACGGGCAAAGGATACGAAGAGATCTCCCAAGAAATGGCCTGTCTTGAGTTGGACACTGAGATTTGCTTTACGATCGCCGTTGAAGGTGACCGCTGCCTTGGCGTTTTCGGGTGTGAGCTAGATGAGGAATCGGGTCGAGGCTGGTTGCGGGGGCCATTTGCTTTGGTTGATGCCCAAAATTGGAACAAAGTCGTTACTGATCTTTACCAAAAACTGCTGGCAACTCTTCCCCCAACTATCCATCAACTTGATGGTTTTTTGAATATTGCCAATGAGCGTGGAAATCGCTTTTATCTCAACCAGGGATTTCGCCAACATCAATTAGTGCATGTTTATGTTGCCAACAAGCCTGAAATTCCCTTGATTTTGTCTCCAAACTGTGAACGATTGCAAGCTAGGCAAGCACCCGGTTTTATTGCTTTACACGATTCAATCTTCCCAGAAACCTATGCAAGTGGTCGTCGGCTCGTGACTGATATAGACGATGATCATCAGGTTTTTGTATATGCCAAAGGAGATGAGGTATTGGGATACCTCTATGGGGAGATTGAAACGGGTTCAGAGGAGGGACTAGTCGAATTTATTGGGGTTCGGGAGGATGTCAGGGGTCAAGGAATTGGATTTCAACTTTTGCAAACAGCGTTGCATTGGTTCTTTATTGAGAAAACCATGGCTGAAGTAGGCCTGAACGTTAATGATGAACTGGCGAATGCACGATCGCTCTATGAAAAGAGCGGCTTTCGGTTGAGTTTTACTGGAATTAACACTCGCAAAGAATGGTGA
- a CDS encoding MerR family transcriptional regulator, which yields MSTLQQIAQANPEWDLEALVQVASDLLPQFLPPTENARNRSPEAINPRLVRYYTTQGVLDRPLRQGREARYTYRHLLQLLIVRRLLAEGYSTTAIQPITLEKTNPDLEALLQGGVQITVEAANPALAFLQSVQARTVQASAAPSTDLPHSKASPASSVTPGQFLSPSPTNVPLEQPSEVSRWQRVEVLPGLEVQVRDDFVPPSTPQEHENLLQLIAQRLKPLFQSRRSSP from the coding sequence ATGAGCACATTGCAGCAGATTGCCCAGGCTAACCCCGAGTGGGATTTAGAGGCGCTTGTTCAAGTGGCAAGCGATCTCCTTCCTCAGTTCCTGCCCCCGACAGAGAACGCTCGCAACCGATCTCCGGAAGCGATTAACCCCCGCCTAGTGCGGTACTACACTACCCAGGGCGTGTTAGATCGCCCCCTGCGCCAGGGGCGAGAGGCCCGATACACCTATCGGCATCTGCTGCAGTTGCTTATTGTGCGACGACTACTCGCGGAGGGCTATAGCACCACCGCCATTCAACCCATCACCCTTGAGAAAACTAATCCCGATCTGGAAGCGCTCCTGCAAGGGGGGGTGCAGATCACGGTAGAGGCTGCTAACCCGGCCTTGGCCTTCCTGCAGTCGGTGCAAGCCCGCACCGTTCAGGCGTCGGCAGCGCCCTCCACTGACTTACCGCACTCAAAGGCGTCACCCGCTTCCTCCGTTACGCCGGGGCAGTTCCTTTCCCCTAGCCCGACGAATGTTCCACTGGAGCAACCCAGCGAAGTGTCTCGCTGGCAACGGGTGGAGGTATTGCCGGGGCTGGAAGTGCAGGTGCGAGATGATTTCGTCCCGCCTAGCACTCCCCAAGAGCATGAGAATCTGCTGCAACTGATTGCTCAACGGCTCAAACCCCTATTTCAATCGAGGAGGTCTTCTCCATGA
- a CDS encoding VWA domain-containing protein → MNQPTLSLIPMYAAVAAGRSMTLDVLVKIMPPTVERSVQRPPLNLGLVLDRSGSMSGAKIDYARQAVAYAIEQLLPSDRLSLTLFDTQVKTEIPSTLATDKQKLLDIVRHIRTGSSTALHAGWVNGGMQVSQYLNPEHLNRVVLLSDGLANVGETRPDAIARDVHGLMERGVTTTTLGVGADYDEDLLEAMARSGDGNFFHIDSPDQLPEIFDTELQGLVGTVGHSVELSLTPLLGATLSDVLNDLAKTPAGALKLPNLTVGSPLNIVVRLRVPALAEGSQVLQVKLAWQTPQQTEVYSLSGALHLDVVNPEQMSDFPANLDVEAQVALLMAARARQEAIRFADRGDWVGAASALRESSVMLSAMPASPEIADELAAVQELTSDFETGEKSLARKRAKYQAYNLSRSRSSGYGKQPPNPAR, encoded by the coding sequence ATGAACCAACCCACCCTGTCTCTAATTCCGATGTACGCGGCGGTCGCGGCGGGTCGTTCAATGACCCTAGACGTTTTGGTCAAAATCATGCCGCCGACGGTGGAGCGCTCGGTGCAGCGTCCGCCCCTTAACCTGGGCCTGGTGTTAGATCGCTCTGGATCGATGTCTGGCGCCAAAATTGACTATGCGCGGCAGGCAGTTGCTTATGCCATAGAGCAGCTTTTGCCCAGCGATCGCCTCAGCCTCACCCTTTTTGACACCCAGGTCAAAACTGAAATTCCCAGCACCCTAGCGACAGACAAGCAAAAGTTACTGGATATCGTTCGTCATATTCGTACGGGGAGTTCTACCGCGCTGCATGCCGGTTGGGTCAATGGCGGCATGCAGGTGAGCCAGTACCTCAATCCAGAACACCTGAACCGAGTAGTCTTACTGTCAGATGGGCTCGCTAATGTGGGTGAAACCCGTCCTGATGCGATCGCCCGTGATGTGCATGGGTTGATGGAACGGGGTGTTACCACCACCACTCTAGGAGTCGGAGCCGACTACGACGAAGATCTGCTGGAGGCGATGGCTCGCAGCGGGGATGGCAATTTCTTCCACATCGACTCCCCTGACCAGCTACCTGAAATCTTTGACACCGAACTTCAGGGCTTAGTAGGCACCGTGGGACATTCTGTTGAGCTATCCCTGACACCCCTACTGGGAGCTACCCTCAGTGACGTACTCAATGATTTGGCGAAAACCCCAGCAGGGGCGCTGAAGTTGCCGAACCTGACAGTGGGCAGTCCGCTTAACATCGTGGTGCGGCTGCGCGTACCGGCCCTCGCTGAGGGCAGCCAGGTTTTGCAGGTAAAACTGGCCTGGCAGACCCCTCAACAAACCGAGGTATACAGCCTGTCGGGGGCGCTGCATCTCGATGTGGTTAACCCCGAGCAAATGAGTGACTTCCCGGCTAATCTAGATGTAGAAGCGCAGGTGGCATTACTGATGGCGGCGCGAGCCCGTCAAGAAGCCATCCGGTTTGCCGATCGCGGCGATTGGGTCGGGGCCGCATCCGCCCTGCGAGAATCTTCAGTTATGCTGTCGGCGATGCCCGCTTCCCCCGAGATCGCTGATGAACTTGCCGCTGTGCAAGAGCTGACCAGTGACTTTGAAACAGGTGAAAAATCCCTGGCCCGCAAACGCGCCAAGTACCAGGCTTACAACCTCAGTCGGAGTCGGTCATCTGGCTATGGCAAGCAACCTCCCAACCCCGCTCGCTAA
- a CDS encoding XRE family transcriptional regulator: protein MTLVQDRHSQPKTSGLMISEVECLQVRTDLMLRLQRHIQQQGWTPEQAARVLKQTLPRMQNLMNGEISRFSVEQLIQLLAGVGLHVQVSVVD from the coding sequence ATGACACTGGTTCAAGATCGACACTCCCAACCGAAGACATCAGGACTTATGATCTCAGAAGTTGAATGCCTACAGGTTCGCACCGACTTGATGCTTAGGCTGCAACGCCACATCCAGCAGCAAGGATGGACCCCGGAGCAAGCTGCTAGGGTGTTAAAGCAAACTCTGCCTCGCATGCAAAACCTAATGAATGGTGAAATCAGCCGCTTCAGCGTTGAACAGTTGATCCAGCTGCTGGCAGGGGTTGGCCTACATGTGCAAGTCTCGGTGGTAGATTGA
- a CDS encoding amidase — MNAVDLAFTPALEQARLIRQKRVSPLELTELYLERIERLNPVLGCYFTVMAEQAIADAKAKTEHLATTTEALPPFFGVPISIKDLNPIAGVPCSYGLAVARNRIAEKDDGLMARIREAGFVILGKTATSQLGSFPYTEPPGFAPARNPWNPDYTPGGSSGGSASALSSGLCAITQGSDGGGSIRGPAFCCGLVGLKPSRGRISFAPLGERLHGMATNGPLGRTVSDTAALLDIMAGYVVGDPYWLPPPTTSFQAATQTDPPALKVGMLTELPPIGTADVDCKQAVLDTAERLEALGHQVEAAPAPDLTDLVEPFTTAWQCLVAEANLPFFVLEKMNRWLLWRAWRTGSGTYLRAITQLQLVSRRIVEQLSPYDIVLLPVYLHPAIPVGAWRSLTCAKVLENIIRWIAPCPPFNASGQPAIALPTGFTDNGLPLGVQLVGRPAADDTVLALAAQLERAYPWHSARPQLALS, encoded by the coding sequence GCTCGCCTGATCCGCCAAAAGAGGGTGTCGCCGCTGGAGCTAACAGAGCTTTATTTAGAGCGGATTGAGCGTCTGAATCCAGTTCTGGGCTGCTATTTTACCGTTATGGCTGAGCAAGCGATCGCCGATGCTAAAGCCAAAACAGAACACCTGGCAACAACAACAGAAGCGCTGCCCCCCTTCTTTGGCGTGCCGATTTCTATTAAAGATTTAAATCCGATTGCTGGGGTGCCCTGCTCCTACGGTCTCGCGGTTGCCCGCAATCGCATTGCCGAAAAAGATGACGGCTTAATGGCACGCATTCGCGAGGCAGGATTCGTCATCCTGGGTAAAACAGCGACATCTCAGCTAGGCTCTTTTCCTTACACTGAACCGCCAGGGTTTGCACCCGCCCGGAATCCTTGGAATCCAGACTATACCCCTGGTGGCTCCAGTGGTGGCAGTGCCTCTGCCCTTTCTTCAGGGTTATGTGCGATCACCCAGGGCTCTGATGGGGGTGGCTCGATTCGAGGCCCGGCTTTTTGCTGTGGGTTAGTCGGGCTGAAACCTTCACGGGGGCGCATTAGTTTTGCGCCACTGGGGGAACGACTCCATGGCATGGCAACGAATGGGCCTTTGGGCCGAACGGTCTCTGACACGGCTGCCCTGCTGGATATTATGGCCGGTTACGTTGTCGGGGATCCTTACTGGTTGCCCCCTCCGACAACATCTTTCCAGGCAGCAACCCAAACCGACCCACCCGCCCTCAAAGTAGGCATGCTGACAGAGCTGCCCCCCATCGGCACAGCCGACGTCGATTGCAAACAGGCCGTGCTCGACACAGCCGAGCGACTAGAAGCCCTGGGTCACCAGGTTGAAGCGGCCCCTGCACCCGATTTAACGGATCTGGTTGAGCCATTTACCACAGCTTGGCAATGCCTGGTCGCGGAAGCAAACCTGCCTTTCTTTGTGTTGGAAAAGATGAATCGCTGGCTCCTATGGCGGGCCTGGCGCACTGGCAGCGGGACTTATCTGCGGGCCATTACCCAACTGCAGCTCGTGTCTCGACGGATTGTGGAACAGCTCTCTCCTTACGACATTGTTTTGCTCCCCGTCTATCTGCACCCTGCGATTCCAGTAGGCGCTTGGCGATCTCTGACCTGCGCCAAAGTATTAGAGAACATCATTCGCTGGATTGCGCCGTGCCCACCCTTTAACGCTAGCGGACAGCCCGCGATCGCTTTGCCTACCGGGTTTACAGACAACGGACTGCCCCTTGGGGTGCAGCTCGTGGGTCGTCCCGCAGCAGATGATACGGTACTGGCGTTAGCCGCTCAGCTTGAGCGGGCATACCCATGGCATTCAGCCCGACCTCAATTGGCCCTCAGCTAA
- a CDS encoding ATP-grasp domain-containing protein, whose product MKIFNHDITLCTHDREVGTHLYSGRALGLTKPEDKIQMHPALASEWDEIVEHYKQVGLSHSHDVIWDISLAEISHYPDHEACFYFFGDAVNSDDTHRQFFRQLDVRWSQAVEFVNSKNNFIHLAEELGISVPKTLRFDHLAAAKSCDTIPFPCYVKPAVSDHGFGIMRCLDQQALAEAFSRLVPEESLQIQAEVPASAFLNLQYRVTPEGVKPLLVSEQILDGCVHGGNRYPSNYEPWEKMQPFAEWLVKRGMKGIFAVDVAVVPEAGGINYLAIECNPRFNGSSYPTLIAQKLGIPRWSSVTYKTPKRSLQDFKFADLAFNPATQHGIILINWGTIKAGKLSLLLAGSEAEQTELGNELQARLKH is encoded by the coding sequence ATGAAGATTTTTAACCACGATATTACGCTGTGCACCCACGATCGCGAAGTGGGCACACATTTATACTCTGGTCGAGCCCTTGGCTTAACAAAGCCAGAAGATAAAATTCAAATGCATCCTGCCCTAGCATCAGAGTGGGATGAGATTGTAGAACACTATAAGCAGGTGGGGTTATCCCATAGCCATGACGTTATTTGGGATATTTCGCTTGCTGAAATAAGCCACTATCCCGACCATGAAGCTTGTTTCTATTTCTTTGGAGATGCCGTTAACTCGGATGATACCCATCGCCAGTTTTTTCGGCAGCTTGACGTACGCTGGAGCCAAGCAGTTGAGTTTGTAAATTCTAAAAATAATTTCATTCATTTAGCTGAAGAACTGGGTATCTCAGTTCCTAAAACGCTCCGATTTGATCATCTTGCTGCTGCCAAATCCTGCGATACGATTCCATTTCCTTGCTATGTCAAACCTGCAGTTTCAGATCATGGATTTGGCATTATGCGCTGTCTAGATCAGCAAGCTCTGGCAGAGGCTTTTTCCCGATTAGTGCCTGAGGAATCTCTCCAAATTCAGGCAGAAGTGCCAGCCTCTGCGTTCTTAAACTTGCAATATCGCGTGACTCCTGAGGGGGTAAAACCATTGCTGGTGTCAGAGCAGATTTTGGATGGATGCGTTCACGGTGGCAATCGCTACCCGTCTAACTATGAACCGTGGGAAAAGATGCAGCCCTTTGCCGAGTGGCTAGTTAAGCGCGGGATGAAGGGGATTTTTGCCGTGGATGTTGCTGTGGTGCCTGAGGCCGGGGGCATTAATTACTTGGCCATAGAATGCAACCCCCGCTTTAATGGATCGTCTTATCCCACCTTGATTGCTCAGAAGCTAGGGATTCCTCGCTGGAGCAGCGTCACCTATAAAACGCCGAAGCGATCGCTGCAGGACTTTAAGTTTGCCGATCTGGCCTTTAACCCGGCCACTCAACACGGGATTATCCTCATTAACTGGGGCACCATCAAAGCTGGCAAATTGAGCTTGTTGCTAGCCGGGTCTGAAGCAGAGCAGACTGAGCTAGGCAATGAACTGCAAGCTCGACTCAAGCATTAA
- a CDS encoding isoaspartyl peptidase/L-asparaginase, with protein MSKNFSLMVHGGSGALAHIRREGSEADFTQSIGRILDGGRHILAAGGAALDAVEYCAACLEDDPLYNAGHGSVLNEYGEVEMDAAIMNGCTLEAGAVAGITNVKNPISLARRVLDESEHVMLIGKGAMEFAKFWGVEIMTDDYFVIDARIRQWREAQQFGGMMLDHEDAEPQRKFGTIGAVARDCEGNLAAATSTGGIVNKRWGRVGDSPIVGAGVFADNMTCAVSATGYGEQFQRTVLSKMISDFIYFKAMTASEAAAAGIDYLVEKVNGLGGVIVIDRDGRCAVGHSTSGMIYGFIEQGQESVCRLS; from the coding sequence ATGTCTAAAAACTTTTCCCTCATGGTTCACGGTGGCTCTGGAGCGTTAGCGCATATTCGACGAGAGGGGAGTGAAGCAGACTTTACCCAGAGCATTGGTCGCATTCTAGACGGTGGGCGACACATTTTAGCGGCAGGCGGTGCTGCGCTAGATGCTGTGGAGTATTGTGCGGCCTGTTTGGAGGATGACCCCCTGTACAACGCTGGTCATGGCTCAGTCCTAAACGAATATGGTGAAGTTGAAATGGACGCGGCCATTATGAATGGTTGCACCCTAGAAGCCGGGGCAGTGGCCGGTATTACTAATGTTAAAAACCCTATTTCGCTGGCCCGGCGGGTGCTAGACGAAAGTGAGCACGTCATGCTGATTGGTAAGGGCGCGATGGAGTTTGCCAAATTCTGGGGGGTAGAGATTATGACGGATGATTACTTTGTGATTGATGCCCGCATCCGGCAGTGGCGTGAAGCCCAGCAGTTTGGCGGCATGATGCTTGACCACGAAGATGCAGAACCCCAGCGTAAGTTTGGGACGATTGGGGCAGTCGCTCGCGATTGTGAAGGCAATTTGGCTGCAGCTACTTCCACGGGGGGGATTGTGAACAAGCGGTGGGGGCGAGTTGGCGACAGCCCTATCGTGGGGGCGGGGGTATTTGCCGATAATATGACATGCGCGGTATCTGCAACCGGCTATGGTGAGCAGTTTCAGCGCACTGTCTTGAGCAAGATGATTTCCGATTTTATCTATTTCAAAGCGATGACAGCTTCTGAAGCTGCGGCAGCAGGTATCGATTATCTAGTCGAGAAAGTCAATGGCTTAGGGGGGGTGATTGTCATCGATCGCGACGGTCGCTGTGCAGTAGGCCACTCTACCTCGGGGATGATTTATGGCTTCATCGAGCAGGGGCAAGAAAGTGTCTGTCGCTTGTCTTAA